aagaagctattttggagtctagttgtgtgcgactggagtgtccggaaccttctgccaaaTGGTAGGGGGCAAACAAGTTATAAACACTCTGAACGGCCGCCTTTGATTTGGGCAGTCGTTTGTTGTTTGGCCGTTTTCGAGTGAGAAGCATTCCAGGAGTCTAGTGGCAAGTCTAGTCAGCCTGGTCAGGAGTCGTGCAGCGGGACGGGGGGGCTTTTTAGGGGTGCGAAGGGGCGCCCGCAGACAGTGGGCCTGTGGACGCCCGTGCGCAGTAAGACCTAAAGCAAAGGTTCGGTCAGCCGTGTCCGTCCGCCACTTTCAGGGCGGCGCTGGAGTCGCTGGGCATCCCCTGCTTCCTGGGTGGCATGGCCAGGGGCATGCTGGGCCGCGACAGCGGTCTGCACATCCGCCAGAACCGCCGAGACGCCCTGAAGGAGGCCGACCTGGTGATCCTGGCAGGTAGGGCTCCGCTTGCCGGAGGGGTCACGTTCTCCACCAGCTTTGGCAGAAACCTCCCTGGCCTGGATAGCGTCTCGCCAGCGTAGCTGCAGGAGATATATGCGGCCTGGCCTTCACGCTGGGCCTCCGTACGTTGTCCCAGCTGGTTGCTTGTATCATTTTGTTAAGCGGTGGGAAATGACGGGGGCACGGGGTCAGGCAAGGGGCGGCAGTGATTTTTTCTCCCGAGTGTGCTGTTGTGTCCCCCCCAGGCACAGTGTGCGATTTCCGCCTGAGCTACGGCCGTGTCCTGAGCCGGCGCAGCAGGATCATCGCGGTGAACCGGGACAGGTCTCAGCTTCTGAAGAACTCGGATATGTTCTGGAAGCCCACCGTCGCCATTCAAGGTACGGCTCACTCTGTCAGCGACGAGCATTACGCAGGGATTGGACGGAGAATCGGGAAGAGATGAGGGGCCTTTGgtgacactgctgtacacacagcTTTTGAGACGTGAACGAAATGCACACCGTTCACAGAGCTTTTCACAtgcaatgttttcatttttaatcgaCTGAACCGAGAGGGTTTGGGCAGTCATTTGATTGAGTGAGAGGACCCCGGCTCTTTATCAGCACCCCTGAATGAAAAGTAGACCACAAGCCCGAGGAATCGAAGGTGAGGTGCGTTTTAAACAGGCGCATCCTCACACAAAGGATTGTTGGAGTCTAGACCACACTGCCGAGCTGTTTTGGTCAAAACTGACACTCTGGCTTCTTTTTCACAAAATGGCAGTATTGGATTCTTGAATTGTTTGGCTGCTAACTACTTAATGAGCTAGAAGGGTCAAATGGCCTCTTATTTGCAGCCTTTCTTACAGACGTGTCTTAGTttcactgaaattaaatacttccactaaaatactttttttacccAAACGTGGTCTTtggagcctttatgttctttagaACCAAATCCTAAAACATGACCAGGTTACCTTGGACGGCAGAATGGAGTGTTTCAGGTGGTACGGAGGGGCTCCAGGGTTCTGTCCTTACCGGAGCTCGGTACGGAAAAGAATCAGGCCCCCATTCTGATCATCTTCCCCAGACCAGTGTCTCCAGTGGCCTCGGTACGATCGGTAAGACCAGGAGTCCTGCAGCCTTCTCATGCAACTCTTTGCTTCCAGGAGACGCTGGCTCCTTCCTGCTGCGTCTCTCGGAGGGCCTGAAAGGTCACAGATGCCCTCCAGATTGGCCGCAGAGCCTGAAGGAAGGGGACTTGGCCAAGGAGAAGGCAAACAGGTACGCTTGGTCCCAGAAACGGTGCCGTGCTGGAGCTGTTTCTGCTTGCTCTTCAcagttcattggcccgaactgAAACGCAGCAGATTTGTAAGTTACCACACTTGCCTTGGTGAAATGCCAAATATTGGCCTAGCCAAGCAGGGGGGGTTACTTTTTCTGTAGAAGGGTCCTTACTGAACtgtttctgttctttacccctctgctcctactgtactcAGTACCCCCCTCTACTGTCTCCCatcattgtgtattttcattgtgcatttcttgtgtattttttcttgttgttgtcattctataaagcgctttgagaaaccacctttgaaggtgctatataaaatacagatgatgatgatgattattactGCCAATGGGGCTAGAGAGTGCCACCTGTCCCTAATATTTTGTTTGCAATTGTGGTAACCATGTTTTTCAAGTCTTGTACTCAAGACTTTGATAAAACTAAGATCAGGACTGTTAACGTTATCGTGAATGCCAGAGTTTCCTCTGTTGTGCAGACCTGTGACAGGTGCCAGCCGAAGGGTAGGCAGAGAAGATCTTTCCGGTTAATATTCCGCTTCCTGTGCTCCGAGCCGGGACTCCTGCCCTCCTGCCTGTCCTAGTGCTTccctgtgtgtcctgtcccCCGCAGGGAGAAGGCGGCCGAGAGGACCGAACGGCACTTGAACCCCCTGCGGGTCCTGCACCGGGCGGAGGAGCTGATGGCGGAGGACAGCATCATCGTGGCCGACGGGGGCGACTTCGTCGGCAGCGCTGCCTACATCATGAGACCCAGGGGACCTCTGCGCTGGCTCGACCCAGGTCGGTCTGGAGCCCTGAACCCACCCCGCCACAAACCAGGGGCTGCGACAGCCTGTTCACACAGAACATTCCTCTGCCCTCTCCTCCACATGCTGAATCAACAACTGCGTTTATAGTGATATTcccttacatttactgtataaagcccctttccggacactccactcaaagtgctttacaggtaatgaatACTCCCCTGCATCCAGTGTGCAGCCCatcctggatgatgtgatggcagctatagtgcgtcagaatgctccccacacaccagctctcagtggggaggagagcagagtgatgaagccagtacagagaggggggttattaagggggcatgattggtaaaggccagggggaaatttggccagaacagtTTGGTTTGTCTCTGTCTTGCTGCATGTACCCCTAAAGAAAAGTGGTGCTCAGTCAGCCAACACTGAGTTCTGCTTTGCTTTTAGTggagaaatttatttttttgttgttttaactaCGAGTGTGAAGTATGAAACGTTTCCTAAGTGTCCCGTTTCCTCTCCTGAGTCCAGAAAGGTTTCAGCTTTTGTCAAGGCCAGCATGTTTGTTAGTGGCGGCGAGGAGAGGATTATTAAAGGACCTTTTTGCTCTGATAGgaccttttttttccatttaaaaaaaagaaatatcgaGCTACACTCTGGCAAGCAGTTTTGCATCAAATGGAAAATCAGACACTGTTACAGAAGTATAACTTTTCCAGGACCTCCTCAAGTGACTAGGATCATTATTCTTGTAACGTGGCTATTAAAAATGATGGGGAGGCAGTCCTAAGTCTCTTGCACTTCTGGATGATCCCAGCAACAGaatacaatgtttttctttcttctgtcctCCTCAACAGGTGCTTTCGGAACCCTGGGTGTTGGTGGGGGCTTTGCACTGGGAGCGAAGCTCTGCAGACCGGAGTCAGAGGTGCAATACAGCTGCTATTTTGCCGAACAAACACCTGTCACTCTTGTTTTCTCAACAGCAACTCACACAGCAATCACGCAGTTAGCTGCACATGACCGAAAGCTACAGTGACTATTAAACACACAGAACTTCTATTGCTTGGAAATGAATGGTCCAGTGAAGAAGCTGTAGTTGTCTAGAAAAAGTCGTATCTGGGGTGATctgcttttgtaaaaaaatcgAGCTAGATTTTGATCATTCGTGCCCCAAACCTTTTATTCTTGGGTGAGTTTGtttctttggtttttgttttagaGCACTTTAACCTGtagaagttcaagtagggagctgcgtcggcACATTtaggatgcaaaggaacaagcaaaggtttattccactctgaaaagaaaagacacaacgTTCAGGTGTCTTGCCTCCACACCCGAAACGTTGTctcttgtcttctcttttcagcatggaataaacctttacttgttcctttaaccTATATTTCATTATGCGGCACTTGGCCATCCTTCCAAAaaaatgttctggacaaatCCATCTGGACTTGGATGTGACAATGGAGATTAGCAAGGATCTGTTCTGAGGAATGTCGCAAAGCTGTCTGGGTGCAGCCGTCTCCTCACACGTCTGCAACTGTTTGGCACTGTGCTGAGACCCCTGAGTGGGCTGGCTGTGTGTGGAAGGTCACCCCAGGCTCGTCTCCCAGGGGCTGCTTAACCAAGGCGACTCTTTCAGGTGTGGATCGTCTACGGAGACGGCTCTCTGGGGTACAGCGTGGCCGAATTTGACACCTTCACTCGCCACAAGGTACCCTTTCGCCCGACATCTCAGTTGCTCACCGTCTTGCATCCTCCCTTGGGATCTGCAGGAGTGAAGGGAATTTAAAGCACACAGTCTGTGGTGCTGGGACACACAAGGGGGGAGGTGTGGGTCCTGTTGTCCCTGCCTTTGAAGTCTTAAATGGGGAACGATGCATTGGCCTCAGTTTCCTCCCCCCGCGGACAGGTATTTTCCAGGTAGCTAGCGcactcttttctcctctcttcccCCACACAGACGCCTGTTATCGCCCTTGTGGGGAATGACGCCTGTTGGAGCCAGAtctccagggagcaggtgccCATCCTGGGCAGCAACGTGGCCTGCGGCCTGGCCTTCACAGGTCAGTGCCCCAGCCCCTCCGTCCTGCAGCAGCATGACAAACGGTTCACTTCCGGAAGCCATTTTTTGTATGACGCTGTCCTGAAAGGCTTTCAAGCAGATAAAgcgggttaaaaaaaaagattaaagctaaagctcatatactgtacaactataGTAAATAAAGAACAATGAGTTATTGTGCCACGTAAACAAATGTAACTATTATTCCTTTACACTGCTGAGCCTGTAGGAAGAACccctatttttttatgttggTACCACTAATCCAATGATTGGGTTAGTGCCCATCATCAGCCAAGAAAGAGTGTTCAAACTGTTTTGTTGACAGGCCGCCCCGTTTGAGCGGCgggcttgtaaaaaaaaaaaaaacatggcttCCGTTTCTTGCGCGCAGATTACCATGTCGTTGCCGACGGTTACGGCGGGAAGGGGTACCTGATTGGACGCGAGGAGGAGGGCCGGCTGGATGAGGTCATCGGGAAGGCGCAGCAGGAGTGCCGCCAGGGCCGCGCAGTCCTGCTCAACGTTCTCATCGGGAAAACCAACTTCAGGGATGGGTCCATCTCCGTGTAGGGCTGTGGGCAGAACCTGCACTTTACTTTTGGTTGCTTTTGTTGTCTTTCCTCTTTGGTGGGGTTTGTGCGCTGCGACCTTCTAACTAGGAACCCAGAGCTCCCTAGACAGCTACAGCAGGTTAGACAGCCTGTCCATGTCTTCTTGATGTTCCACCTTTTCTGAAATGAAGACGAAATGGCCTGGGGACTTTCCAGGATTCAGTCCCTAATTCCAGACTCCAGTGGGAAAGAAACATCTTCAGAGGCAGTGTCATGATTAATTTTCCTTCTGTAATCGGCCGCTTATTTCTGAAACCCCTTGCTACCGTAGAGAAGCACACTAAAAATGGTTGTACTTTTGACCAAGAAAAAGGGAAATGACTACACAGTAcagagactttaaaaaaaaaagacaactgtGAGCCTGGATTTACTGTCATTTGAAGTTTTAATCTAGTTCATTGTTTTCCGTGATGCATTTATTTATCAAGCGAAAATGTCATTCTCAAAAACAAACACGCTGGCTTTAAGTTGGGGTTTTGTGTTTCTTCATCACTTTCTGGCTGTCCTTTCGCCtttattattcttaaaataatagTGAGAAGAGAAGTGTGTCATTGTGGATGCAGTTTAATTGAACCGagtttaaattaaatcacactGTAGTCCTATCTCATGATGTTTTTAGTGTGCTAAATGTCCCTCCTGAATACACAAAATACATAACGCAAGAAGGCTTAATGCCAGTGAAAtctctttctgttttaattgtttgcttttaaaaaaagattatggGTGTTTGAAGATTGTACTCTTACCTTGTGCTTTTACCTTCTGAATGTAAAGCTCATGAACTGTGTAATTATGGTTGTCCACTTGCAATAACAAAGGTTATAAACAAACTTTTCATCAGTTGCTAGCTAATTACCCTCACAGGAACAGGGTTATTGTCCGTGCTGTTTGCTGGCGCTTAAAACACACGGCTGAAGTTAAAATTGTATCCTAGTTCAGATTTACAGGACGGAATTGGGTTGAAAATCTTCCGAAATGATGCAGAAGCATTTAGTTCATGTGCAAGATTCCAATTCTATGCATCGAAGTGGATACTttactgtactctactgtgcAGGCTAGCGTGTGcccttcatttatttaaatgacaCTTTTTTTCCAAGGAGGgtgataagatcagatcactttattagccatatatactttcttgcattaggaatttgtctaaattgctctccatgagaaacagatggggagagagaagcttggggtcagagagcagggtcagctattgtacagcacccctggagcagttggggtgaagggccttgcacaggggcccaacagagtaaaATTCCTCTGCCGGTTGCAGGAtttaaaccagcaaccttccagccacaggcacagagccacACCACCCAAAACCTGGCTCTCGCCTTCCAGCTAATCTTCACTGTAGTCTGTGATTTTTGGGATTGTCATTGTCATCGTTCTATATTGAACAGAGAAGAGTcagaaatatgaaaatacaatacattaatCCCTCTGTATTGGCTGACACAGAGAAGGTTCTTGAGTTTGAACTACCACATCTTGATGGGATCTGTTATGCTAGCAAGTATTCTGAATAGacctattttttaatttcatttatagCTAATCCACCTGGTGGTGAAGGGTACTAAACAGGTTACTGGATAACTGGGAAACGTTAGGTTTATTTGTGGGGTGACAAAGCACTGACACCTTACCAGCTTTATCTTCTGGGGGTGGGTTTGCCTTCTGCCTTAAACAGAGCTGACCACAGGGTTTCAAAAAGAATGTGAGAAGTATTGGGAATAATTTGTACTTTCTGATATTCCAATAAAACAAAGATGTTAAATCTTTTGTGTCACTCTGTTTAAAAAGTTTGCCATTTCGGTGAAAAGCTGATCATTACAGTTGTAACACTGACTGGAGGAAATCATGTGGGCGGGTTTTTGAATGTGTTAGATCACAATTTTCCACTTAGATTTAAAGATATGGAAATACATGCCTTTTGGCATATTAAGTAATGTTCTACAACGAAAATGGCAcatccacattattttttacattcataATTTAGTGCACCGTTAAGCAGTTgaatatgtttaaaatgtacactctTTAGTGCCTCAGCAAAAagaataatatataaaataatgtaatatataatccatatttttaaacagaagtaGACTACCGTATTTCGTATTTCCCGCTCCGACCACCTTTCGGTTCTATTTTGACTACATATCCCATGAGCCTAAGTATCCGCTGATATGGAGCATGCGTACTGCTGCACGGTGGCGGGCCTGGTCGCGCCAGGCTGGGGgttgtttttgtaaatgtgaGAATCGCAAAAGGAGTAAATTAGAGAGCTACAAAAAAGGCGAAGGGAGTCTTTAAACGAAGGAGTTACATGAGGTAAGACAGATCAGCAACAGTCTGATAAGTCCGGTGCCCaaaatgttgcttttcgggCTGTCGCTGGAAAAGGGTTTCATGCGGGtagctgttgtgtgtgttttttgagCTTTGCATGATGACAGCTGGTTAATGTATATATGTAGAGCTGTTGAGAAATACGTGACTTGATCTGAACAACAGCAAGATATTGAGCTGCTGAGCTCTTAAAAGACAGTGAAGGTGGGGGATTAACATCTCTTTGCTTTTCGCGAAACATAAACGTGCAATGTGTATTAAATGTATGACAACTAATAATATAGATTGATCGATTATGCTATGGTGCCCAACAACAAAGACATTGTGTCAGGAAATATGCATCACTTAAAACTCCGCTAACTGGAAGCTTGCTAGCTGCTTAATggctttaaatgtctttattctTGTCTGTGCTTTACTTTTTTCGTTGAATGTCATTCTCCCCTGTTGGACTTTTATTTTCTCGGTTTTTGGTAATGGAAGCACTTAACCttgttttattgtgaaaagTGAAATCCTCTCTGATCACTACGTTATAACCGTTCCTTCTTCTAACCTTTACGTTGTTTTAACCTGTTAGACAACCATGAAATCGAAAGTTATTTGATGTTCATGTTATGGATTTGATGTTGGCATAAATGACCATTAGACTGCGTACTTTTGAAACAATGGGTTATAATACATATACACTGTAAATATACACACACGTGATCCCTATATCATAAGCCATAAATCAGGATCGTTAAACACATATTTCCGCGTCTGAGATTTTGCTCTATGGAAGGACCCAAGACAAGCGAGTCGCTCTTTCTGAGGACCCTGAGAAGGTTTTCCTCTATTTTAATGtgacttttaaaatgttcttttaggAAGCGATTCTACCCTTCTGTTACTGGTGAGCTTTGATACTAATAATTATAAATTCCTATTTAAGCCCATTTCTTAATGACAGCTTAAAGTTGTAGCAACTGTTTCCGTTTTCATCTTGAATTCAATCAACGAATGAAGTAGCAAGATAGCATAGTCCGTTCCACGTCTAACTAAAACGGTGCTAATGCCGAACTATGACAAACTATGAATGACAAACTAGCAACATAAACGGCGCGTTTGAGGCCGTTCCTTGTCACAGTATGGGGAATGAAAACTGCGGGTCATATCCCCATAACTGTAAGAGCCCTTCAAAGCTCATCTTTAAGACCTATTTATTTATACAATCCAGCCTGTACAGAAGGGCAGATCCCAATAggctttgtatttcaaaaccATGTGAATAAGTCTTTTCCTGGAGCAATTTGCACATGGGCTACTCGCAGAAGAATGTGGGGGAACTGAGCCTGCTAACTTTCT
This DNA window, taken from Lepisosteus oculatus isolate fLepOcu1 chromosome 23, fLepOcu1.hap2, whole genome shotgun sequence, encodes the following:
- the ilvbl gene encoding 2-hydroxyacyl-CoA lyase 2, giving the protein MDYWSSIITALGCLCGCACAILAFAVYKLGVIYQFFHKAESKSPRHGGESVAEVLRSHGVKFVFTLVGGHISPILVACEKLGIRIVDTRHEATAVFAADAVARMSGTVGVAAVTAGPGLTNTVTAVKNAQMAESPLLLIGGAAATLLQGRGALQDIDQLSLFRPLCKFCASVRTVREIVPVLRKAIAVAQSGTPGPVFVEFPIDTLYPYHLVEKEFAVKNAPKGLVGKAIAWYLQNHLNNLFAGAWEPQDTSPLPVQIPTATDQQVQQCVELVSRAKKPVILLGSQATLPPTPAEKIRAALESLGIPCFLGGMARGMLGRDSGLHIRQNRRDALKEADLVILAGTVCDFRLSYGRVLSRRSRIIAVNRDRSQLLKNSDMFWKPTVAIQGDAGSFLLRLSEGLKGHRCPPDWPQSLKEGDLAKEKANREKAAERTERHLNPLRVLHRAEELMAEDSIIVADGGDFVGSAAYIMRPRGPLRWLDPGAFGTLGVGGGFALGAKLCRPESEVWIVYGDGSLGYSVAEFDTFTRHKTPVIALVGNDACWSQISREQVPILGSNVACGLAFTDYHVVADGYGGKGYLIGREEEGRLDEVIGKAQQECRQGRAVLLNVLIGKTNFRDGSISV